DNA from Aliarcobacter skirrowii CCUG 10374:
TTTTCATCTCATACTCCATAATCTTAAAAATTAAGTGAATATTTTACCCAAAGTAGCATTAAAGTATCTAATTTTAAAGAACTAATTATGTTTTTTAAGTCAAAAAATATATATTAATTAAAATATGATACAATAGATGCACAAAATGTTTCTAGGAGACACAAATATGGATATAAATGCTATAAATAATACAAACAGTATTCAAAACTTAAACAACTTAAATAGTAATCAAAATATAGCTTTAGAGAAGTCTCAACTAAAGTATAGCGTAGAAGATTTTCAAAGTAGTGAATCAACTAGTTTAGCTGTAAGTAAAAGCTCAATAATAAGAAGTGAATTTTCTCAAGATATACAATCTACAAATGAGACTATAGCAAAAACAAAAATAGCAGAAGCATCTATGAACAATCTTCAAGATTTTTTAAAAAACATAGACCAAAAATTACAAAATAGCGAAAATCTTCAAAATAAAAATGATTTAAAGCAAGAGATAAATCAAGAGTTAAGAGATTTTAATCAATTGGCTTTTAGTACAAAATATAAAGATGAAAATCTAATTGCAAGTAGATATAGCGATGATCAAGACTCTATAACTCTTAGTGCAAATGGAAGCTTATACTCAATTACTAAACCAAACATAGCAAACTTTACAAATAATATTTTTGATGCAATAAATAATAGTGATTTAAATAATCCAGAAAACTTACAAAAAGCTATTAAATCAGTTGAAGATACAGCAACTCAAATTGGAAATATTGCAAATGAGTTTGAAAATTTTTCCAAACAACTAATAGAAGATGTAAGAAATAGAATTGATGAGCAAAGATACAATAACAATGTTATTGATTTTGGAAGAGAGTCAAGTGATTTTACAAAAGCTAATATAAATATAAATGCTGGTTATTTAGCTGCTTCTCAAGCAAATATAGTTCAAGAGCAAAGTGTAAGGCTACTATCTTAAGCCTTACTTTGATTAAGTGCAAAATTTATTGCAACACCCTCTCTTAGCCCATCATCTAAAACTATAGAGCTCTTTTTTTCTAAAGCTTCAAAAAATATTTTATAGATATAAGTTCCAACTTCAAGATATTCAACTCTACCTTTTCCAGCTATTTTTATCAAATCTTCAAAAGATGTCTCTTTTAGTAAAGTTAAGCTATCTTCCAAATCTTCTATTTGCAAAACTGTTCCATTTACAATATTTTTATCATAATTAAAATAACTAAATCCAAGTTTTATAGCTGCTATTGTTGTAGGAGTTCCTGCTGTTGCAACAAAGAAATAAGATTCTAAATCTATTCCTAAATTAGCTATAAACTCTTTTATCTCTTCTTTTTTGTTTTTTAACTCCAAATCCAATAGTTGTTTATTCTTTTTTGTTTTTTGAGTCATTGTAACTATTCCAAAATCAAAACTTTTTGTAAGAAAATCATCTTTATTTGATATTACAAGCTCTGTTGAACCACCACCAATATCCAAAAGTATAAACTTTTCATTTGGAATATTCTCTCTTTTTAAAGCGTACTTTATAGCTAAAAAAGTGAGTCTAGCCTCTTCATATTCATCTATTATTGTAAAGTTAACACCACCATTTCTTCTAAAAAACTCTAAAACTTCTTGAGAATTTTTTGCTTTTCTCATTGCTGCTGTTGTAACACAAATAGCATCTTTTGGTTCAAACTTTAATTTCTCTTTAGCAATTTTTAGTGCTTCTATAACTCTTTCTTGAGCCTCTTGACTAATAACTTGTGTATTTATTAATCCATCTGCTAAACCAACAACTTGATGATACTCATCTAATATTTTAAAATTTTCACAATCAAACTTTAAAACTCTAAAAGAGTTTGATCCTAAATCAATAGTAATAATCTCTTTTTTCATAAATGTTTTATCTTAATTTTAGAGTTTAAAAGATATCCAATAACTATCATTAAAAATAAAACTATATACTCATTTATAAAACCTGTCAAAAAAATTAAATATACAATCCAAAGTAAAATTGCACCAAGAGGTGTTGGAACACCTATAAAATATCTCTCAACTTCACCCTCTTCAGAGTTTATATTGAATTGAATCAATCTTCTTAATCCACAAATAATATAATATATAAATACACCTGCCAATAAAGCCATATTAAACTGTTCCTCTTTGCCATCAAAGATAGCAAAATATATAAACATTGCAGGAACAATAACAAAAGATAAAAAATCAGCATAAGAGTCTAGTTGTATTCCAAATTCAGTCGAAAGATTATATTTTCTGGCAATTTTTCCATCAAATATATCAAAAGCACCTGCCAACCAAGCAAAAAGTGCAGCACCAATAAACTCATTATGAGTTAGAAAATATATAGCTATAATTCCACAAGATATATTAAAAAATGTTACTATATTTGCCAAATTAAAGTGACTATATTTATTAAACAAGAAATTCATCTCTATCCTTTTTTTATTTTGAAACTTCGAAATATTACTATAAATTTTCTCAATTTATAATTTATCTATTTTTATACTTTTTTTTGCTATTATTTAATAACCTTTTAAAAGGAGTATTTATGGAAATTTCAGATAGTTATGCAAGTGCATCTATTATATATTCCCAGCTTGCGCTAAAAAAGAGTCAATTAGCAAATATCGATAAAAATGAGTTTGAAAAATCAACATTTGAAAAATATGATAGTGCAAATGAGATATCAAAATATGATGAAAAAGATTATGAAAGAGTTTTAAATAGATTTAAAAATAGTGATAGTGAAGTAAGGAGTCATGAACAACTACACGCTAGCTTAGGAACTACAACTACTCCAATAAGCTACAACTATCAAGTGGGACCAGATGGAAAACTTTATGCTACAGGAGGAAGTGTTAGGTTTGACACCTCTATTCCTCAAGATAAAGAAGCAGCAATTCAAAAACTAGATGAGCTTAAAGATGCTTCAAGTGCACCAGATGGTTTAAGTAGAGCCGATAGTTCAATAGCTCAAGCTGCAAATTTAAATAAAATGTTAATACAATCTATGCAAGAAGGAGCAATATTATGAGAATTGATAATAATTTAGGAGCTATGATGAGCTCTGCTATTCAAATACAAGATAATGCAAATAAAATTGCTGAAGTTGCAAATGTTGCATCTGTTCCTGAATTTCAAGAATCAACAAGAGATTTTACTTCTGCTATGCTTGAACAAATTCCTGAGATTATTGCATATAGTGCAAATGCAAAGAGTATTGAGATACAAGCAGTTGCAATGGAAAGACTACTTGATTTAAAAGCTTAGCAGTAAGAAAATAGTCTAAGTTAATAATAAATTAGACTATTTTCTACTCTCTTTTTTTATATATTTTCTTAAATCATCCAACTCAAATTCATTAAAAACTTTAACTCCATTGTCTTCAAGAAGTCTTGCTGTTAAACCTTTTGCTTTAATCAATTTTTGAGAAAAAGTTCCATCATAAACTTCAATATTACCACATGATGGTGATTTTGATTTAAATAAAGCGACTTTAATACCATTTTCTATACAAATATCCAAAGCGTTTTTTGCACCAATTAAAAAATTTATTGTTACATCATTTTGTTCAATATCTAAAACTTTAAAAGGTTTATTATGACTTATAATTTCAGATTTATTTCTAGGAATGGATAAACCACCAGCAACTTCTGGACAAATTGAAAATATCTCATTTTCACACAAAATATCCATAAAAATCTCTTTTTGGCTAAATCTAAATTTAGGACTCATAGCAATACTTGAATTAAGACCATCATATCTAGTATCTTCACCTAAAAGGCAAGATGAGACTAATATTTTCATATAGTTTCATCTTCAATATTTAATTTTATATCTTTTAAATCTTTATAAAAAAATGTAGGTAATTGTATATTACTAAATGCACTTTTCATAGATACAAAAATCTTTGGATTTTGCTCTTCTAGTTTTGCTAATAACTCTTTTGTAGCAGCTCTTGCGTGAGGCATTTTTACATCAAATCTAAGCCCTGGACAAGCCTCATCTCCAATTACTCTAATCTCATTTGAAGTTGCAAATGCTCTTAATTGTCTCTCTCTACAAAATATTAGTGGTCTTATTACTTCTAAACCGTTATTTGCAGTATATTTTGGAGGCATTGTTCTCATTGTTCCATTGTAAAATAGATTCATAAAGTATGATTCCATAGCATCATCTAAATGATGACCAAGAGCCACTTTATTATAACCTTGCTCTAAAGCTGTTGTATATAAATACCCTCTTCTCATTCTTGAAAAAAATGAACAAAATGATGAGTTTTTTCTTATTTTTTCACCTGCTAAATCAAAAATTTGAGTATCAATTATTTCATGTTCTATTCCGTGCTCTTTGCAGTGATTACTTAAAAATTCTATTTGTTCACCCATTCCATAAGTAATTGTTACAGCTTTAAAATCAAATTTAAAAGGTGCTTTTTTTTTCATTCTATTTAGAGTGTGAAGTAAAGTTAGTGAATCTTTTCCACCACTAAATCCAACCATTACTCTATCGCCCTCTTTTATTAACTCATACTCTGCATTTACTTTTGCTACATTTGAAGTTATTTTTTTACTTATTTCTATCAATTTATCTTATCCTAAATATTTTTTGGGATTATATCAAAAAAGTTTTAATATATTATTTTAGGAAAAGATAATATAATCTTACTTTTAAAATTTAAAACAGAAGACAGAAAAATGACAATTGAAGAACAACAAATATTTATAGATAAAATAAAAGAGACAATTTTACCAATAGCAATATATTTAGATGATGATTCTATAAAAAAAATTATTAAAAATGTAGAAGATACAAATGAAAATCTTCCAAAAGGTTTTGCAAACATGCTTTATGAACAAATAATAATTATGAAATATAACAGATTAGGATAAAGAATGAGAGATTTTATAACTTTTGATGAATCAATAGAGGTTTTAAATAGTATTAATATAGTTGAAAAATCGACTCAAAAACTATTTTTAACAAATGCTCTTGGAAGAGTTTTGGCTGAAGATATTATAGCTTTGGAAAATAGCCCAGAGTTTCCTACATCTGGAATGGATGGTTATGCTTTTAAGTTTGAAGATATAAATAGTGAACTTAAAATAATAGAAAAAAATCCAGCTGGTTATGTAGTTGAAAAAGAAGTGGTAAGTAAAACATGTATTAAGACTTTTACAGGTGCATTAATGCCAAAAGGTAGTGATACTTTAGTTCCTATTGAAAATGTTGAAGTTTTAGAAGATAGAATAAAAATAGTCAAAAGTGTTCCTAAAGGTTTTGCCGTAAGAGATGTTGGTGAGAACTACAAAAAAGATGAAGTTTTAATTAAAAAAGGAACGATTATTGGATTTAGCGAAGTTGGAGTTTTAGCATCATTAAATATTCCTCAAATAAAAGTTTATTCAAAACCTATAATTGCAGTTGCTAGTACAGGAAGTGAAATTTTAGATCTTGGAGTTGAAAAAACAAATGATTCTCAAATAAGAAGCTCAAATCACCTAACTCTTGAGGCACTTTTTACTCAATGTGGTGCTGAAGTTATTCAAAATGGTCCTGTTGATGATGATATAGAGAATATTACAAACTTTTTTGAAACTTCTTTAAAAAAAGCTGATATTGTAGTTACTACTGGGGGAGTTAGTGTTGGAGATTATGATTTTGTTCAAGATGTTATAAAAGATAAATTAAAAGCAAAAGTTCTTTTTCATGGTGTTTTTGTAAAACCAGGAATGCATATTTTAGTTGCAATTAAAGATGAAAAAATAATTATTGCCCTTCCAGGTTTTGCATACTCTTCAACTGTTTGTGCAATTTTATATGTACTTCCTTTGATTTATAGATTAAAAAATAGTAATGAAAAACTTCCAATTGTAAAAGCAAAAATAAATCAAGATTTAAATAATCCAACAAATAAAAAGATATTTACAGCTTGTAATGTTGAGTATAAAAATGGTGAGTATATTATTGATTTTGTTGGTAAAAAATCTGGAACAAGTGCTATTTTAACAAATATGTTAGGAAGCCCTGCACTTTTGATTCAAGAAGAGAATAACTTGTTAAAAAGCGGGGATTTGGTAGATATTATTTTACTAAATAGCTTTAAATAGTGTCAAAAAATATCTTTTTCTTTCTCATAGTTGTCTCTATGATTCTATGGGGAGCTTCTTGGATTAGTACAAAAGTTTTAACAAACTATATTAATGCTTATGAAATGGTATTTTTAAGAATGGGAATATGCTTTTTATCAATGGCTCCAATAATTTTTTTCTCAAAAATGAATTACAAATTAGATTTAAAAACTTTTATTTTA
Protein-coding regions in this window:
- a CDS encoding ATP-binding protein, whose amino-acid sequence is MIEISKKITSNVAKVNAEYELIKEGDRVMVGFSGGKDSLTLLHTLNRMKKKAPFKFDFKAVTITYGMGEQIEFLSNHCKEHGIEHEIIDTQIFDLAGEKIRKNSSFCSFFSRMRRGYLYTTALEQGYNKVALGHHLDDAMESYFMNLFYNGTMRTMPPKYTANNGLEVIRPLIFCRERQLRAFATSNEIRVIGDEACPGLRFDVKMPHARAATKELLAKLEEQNPKIFVSMKSAFSNIQLPTFFYKDLKDIKLNIEDETI
- a CDS encoding CDP-alcohol phosphatidyltransferase family protein; the protein is MNFLFNKYSHFNLANIVTFFNISCGIIAIYFLTHNEFIGAALFAWLAGAFDIFDGKIARKYNLSTEFGIQLDSYADFLSFVIVPAMFIYFAIFDGKEEQFNMALLAGVFIYYIICGLRRLIQFNINSEEGEVERYFIGVPTPLGAILLWIVYLIFLTGFINEYIVLFLMIVIGYLLNSKIKIKHL
- a CDS encoding exopolyphosphatase, producing MKKEIITIDLGSNSFRVLKFDCENFKILDEYHQVVGLADGLINTQVISQEAQERVIEALKIAKEKLKFEPKDAICVTTAAMRKAKNSQEVLEFFRRNGGVNFTIIDEYEEARLTFLAIKYALKRENIPNEKFILLDIGGGSTELVISNKDDFLTKSFDFGIVTMTQKTKKNKQLLDLELKNKKEEIKEFIANLGIDLESYFFVATAGTPTTIAAIKLGFSYFNYDKNIVNGTVLQIEDLEDSLTLLKETSFEDLIKIAGKGRVEYLEVGTYIYKIFFEALEKKSSIVLDDGLREGVAINFALNQSKA
- a CDS encoding putative metalloprotease CJM1_0395 family protein — its product is MEISDSYASASIIYSQLALKKSQLANIDKNEFEKSTFEKYDSANEISKYDEKDYERVLNRFKNSDSEVRSHEQLHASLGTTTTPISYNYQVGPDGKLYATGGSVRFDTSIPQDKEAAIQKLDELKDASSAPDGLSRADSSIAQAANLNKMLIQSMQEGAIL
- a CDS encoding flagellin; the encoded protein is MDINAINNTNSIQNLNNLNSNQNIALEKSQLKYSVEDFQSSESTSLAVSKSSIIRSEFSQDIQSTNETIAKTKIAEASMNNLQDFLKNIDQKLQNSENLQNKNDLKQEINQELRDFNQLAFSTKYKDENLIASRYSDDQDSITLSANGSLYSITKPNIANFTNNIFDAINNSDLNNPENLQKAIKSVEDTATQIGNIANEFENFSKQLIEDVRNRIDEQRYNNNVIDFGRESSDFTKANININAGYLAASQANIVQEQSVRLLS
- a CDS encoding molybdopterin molybdotransferase MoeA codes for the protein MRDFITFDESIEVLNSINIVEKSTQKLFLTNALGRVLAEDIIALENSPEFPTSGMDGYAFKFEDINSELKIIEKNPAGYVVEKEVVSKTCIKTFTGALMPKGSDTLVPIENVEVLEDRIKIVKSVPKGFAVRDVGENYKKDEVLIKKGTIIGFSEVGVLASLNIPQIKVYSKPIIAVASTGSEILDLGVEKTNDSQIRSSNHLTLEALFTQCGAEVIQNGPVDDDIENITNFFETSLKKADIVVTTGGVSVGDYDFVQDVIKDKLKAKVLFHGVFVKPGMHILVAIKDEKIIIALPGFAYSSTVCAILYVLPLIYRLKNSNEKLPIVKAKINQDLNNPTNKKIFTACNVEYKNGEYIIDFVGKKSGTSAILTNMLGSPALLIQEENNLLKSGDLVDIILLNSFK
- a CDS encoding DUF523 domain-containing protein translates to MKILVSSCLLGEDTRYDGLNSSIAMSPKFRFSQKEIFMDILCENEIFSICPEVAGGLSIPRNKSEIISHNKPFKVLDIEQNDVTINFLIGAKNALDICIENGIKVALFKSKSPSCGNIEVYDGTFSQKLIKAKGLTARLLEDNGVKVFNEFELDDLRKYIKKESRK